Proteins encoded in a region of the Dendropsophus ebraccatus isolate aDenEbr1 chromosome 11, aDenEbr1.pat, whole genome shotgun sequence genome:
- the AP4B1 gene encoding AP-4 complex subunit beta-1 isoform X3 — translation MTHGDDVSSVFMEMVKASATVDIVQKKLVYLYMCTYASQKPDLALLTINTLCKDCTDPNPMVRGLALRSMCNLRMPGIQEYIQQPVQNGLRDKASYVRRVAVLGCAKMHRQQSDVEIDGALVNELYSLLRDPDPIVLVNCLRALEEILKGEGGVVINKPIAHHLLNRMADLDQWGQSEVLIFLLRYKPRSEEEIFDILNILDTYLKSTHVSVVMGATKLFLVLAKDFPHVQSDVLARLKSPLLAACTSESREMCFAALCHVREILRSSPGHFSNHYKKFFCSYNDPHYIKNQKIDILCELVNDENVQCILEELRVCCTDVSTQLAHTAVFAIGRIARTYSEKCVKILAGLLEYKQEHITSAVMQTFRDLVWLCPQCTSSVCQAAPGCEENIQDQEGKQALIWLLGTHGDLIPNAPYILEDYADNVKAEISPTVKMELLTALVRLFLSRPAECQDMLGRLIYYCIEEETNMVVRDRGLFYYRLLSSGINEVKKVLSGPKSDSSLGVLADRTDQPVNSWVAVFNTLAPLYDKRLWESFRANSGRCELPIVRNPATKSFIEEDFHTALDSEAPQEPAAGVTLVSDVTLTPELFEKKWVSLTTDHCWDIEWRKDAEPDLLQSSLHVLNIYTIAKSKAGIQPWKSYLYAQDSKENVFLVELILCTDSYSLKATVKQDKANEAALNDFISLLQQAVSAVLELSK, via the exons ATGACTCATGGAGATGATGTATCCAGCGTCTTTATGGAGATGGTTAAAGCCAGCGCTACTGTAGATATTGTGCAAAAGAAACTGGTGTActtatatatgtgtacatatgcCTCGCAGAAACCAGATTTGGCTCTATTAACAATCAACACGCTATGTAAAGACTGCACAGACCCCAACCCTATGGTGAGAGGATTGGCACTGCGGAGTATGTGCAACCTCAG AATGCCAGGCATCCAGGAATACATACAACAGCCTGTTCAGAATGGACTACGAGACAAAGCATCCTATGTAAGGAGAGTGGCCGTGCTGGGATGTGCCAAGATGCACAGGCAACAATCGGATGTGGAAATTG ACGGAGCTCTAGTAAATGAGTTGTACAGTCTACTGCGAGACCCTGACCCCATAGTGTTAGTGAACTGTTTACGGGCTCTAGAGGAAATATTGAAAGGAGAAGGTGGAGTAGTTATCAACAAGCCCATTGCTCATCATCTGCTAAACAG GATGGCTGATTTGGATCAGTGGGGACAAAGCGAAGTTTTAATATTCCTTCTGCGCTACAAACCCCGGAGTGAAGAGGAGATATTTGATATACTTAACATACTAGACACCTACCTAAAGAGCACTCATGTCAGCGTGGTCATGGGGGCCACCAAGCTCTTCCTGGTTTTAGCAAAAGACTTTCCTCACGTACAGTCAGATGTCCTCGCCCGACTGAAAAGTCCTCTGCTGGCAGCCTGTACTTCTGAGAGTCGAGAGATGTGCTTTGCAGCATTGTGTCATGTTAGAGAGATCCTCCGCAGTTCCCCAGGACATTTTAGCAACCAttacaaaaagtttttttgttcttACAATGATCCTCATTACATCAAGAACCAGAAGATAGACATCCTTTGTGAACTGGTCAATGATGAAAACGTACAGTGCATATTAGAAGAACTTCGTGTCTGCTGCACAGATGTATCTACACAGCTCGCCCACACGGCAGTTTTTGCAATAG ggcgTATTGCAAGAACATACAGTGAAAAATGTGTGAAAATCTTAGCTGGGTTGCTTGAGTACAAACAAGAACATATTACTTCAG CTGTCATGCAGACCTTTCGGGACCTTGTTTGGCTGTGTCCACAGTGCACATCATCCGTATGTCAGGCAGCTCCTGGTTGTGAAGAGAACATCCAGGATCAGGAG GGGAAGCAAGCACTGATATGGCTCCTGGGCACGCACGGGGATCTTATTCCAAACGCCCCCTACATCTTAGAGGACTATGCCGATAACGTTAAAGCAGAGATATCCCCAACAGTGAAGATGGAGCTCCTCACTGCTCTTGTTCGGCTCTTCCTTTCTCGGCCAGCTGAGTGTCAGGATATGCTTGGACGTCTGATTTATTATTGTATAG AAGAAGAAACTAACATGGTTGTACGTGATCGAGGTCTCTTCTACTATAGACTTTTATCCTCTGGAATCAATGAGGTGAAGAAGGTGCTCAGTGGTCCAAAGTCTGATTCCTCATTGGGAGTCTTGGCAGACAGGACAGATCAACCAGTTAATAGCTGGGTAGCTGTCTTTAATACATTGGCTCCTTTATACGACAAGAGGCTTTGGGAGTCATTTAGAGCGAACTCAGGCAGATGTGAGCTACCTATTGTGAGAAACCCAGCTACCAAATCCTTCATAGAAG AAGATTTTCACACAGCATTGGATTCTGAAGCGCCCCAGGAGCCTGCCGCTGGGGTCACACtggtcagtgatgtcacattgACCCCTGAGCTGTTTGAGAAAAAATGGGTATCTCTAACTACAGACCATTGCTGGGATATTGAATGGAGGAAAGATGCAGAACCAGATCTTCTACAGTCTTCTCTTCACGTGTTGAACATTTACACCATCGCCAAAAGCAAAGCTGGTATCCAGCCATGGAAGTCCTATTTATATGCACAGGACAGTAAAGAGAATGTCTTTCTTGTTGAGTTGATATTGTGTACtgattcatattctctgaaagcTACTGTGAAACAGGACAAAGCAAATGAAGCTGCACTCAATGACTTTATATCACTTTTACAACAAGCAGTTTCTGCTGTGCTGGAACTCTCCAAGTGA
- the AP4B1 gene encoding AP-4 complex subunit beta-1 isoform X2, whose translation MPYLGSEDAVRELKKALSNPHMIQGDRLRYRNVIHKVIRHMTHGDDVSSVFMEMVKASATVDIVQKKLVYLYMCTYASQKPDLALLTINTLCKDCTDPNPMVRGLALRSMCNLRMPGIQEYIQQPVQNGLRDKASYVRRVAVLGCAKMHRQQSDVEIDGALVNELYSLLRDPDPIVLVNCLRALEEILKGEGGVVINKPIAHHLLNRMADLDQWGQSEVLIFLLRYKPRSEEEIFDILNILDTYLKSTHVSVVMGATKLFLVLAKDFPHVQSDVLARLKSPLLAACTSESREMCFAALCHVREILRSSPGHFSNHYKKFFCSYNDPHYIKNQKIDILCELVNDENVQCILEELRVCCTDVSTQLAHTAVFAIGRIARTYSEKCVKILAGLLEYKQEHITSAVMQTFRDLVWLCPQCTSSVCQAAPGCEENIQDQEGKQALIWLLGTHGDLIPNAPYILEDYADNVKAEISPTVKMELLTALVRLFLSRPAECQDMLGRLIYYCIEEETNMVVRDRGLFYYRLLSSGINEVKKVLSGPKSDSSLGVLADRTDQPVNSWVAVFNTLAPLYDKRLWESFRANSGRCELPIVRNPATKSFIEDFHTALDSEAPQEPAAGVTLVSDVTLTPELFEKKWVSLTTDHCWDIEWRKDAEPDLLQSSLHVLNIYTIAKSKAGIQPWKSYLYAQDSKENVFLVELILCTDSYSLKATVKQDKANEAALNDFISLLQQAVSAVLELSK comes from the exons ATGCCATACCTGGGGTCTGAAGATGCTGTGAGGGAGTTGAAGAAAGCGCTCTCTAATCCTCACATGATCCAAGGAGACAGACTGAGATACCGGAATGTCATCCACAAGGTGATCCG GCACATGACTCATGGAGATGATGTATCCAGCGTCTTTATGGAGATGGTTAAAGCCAGCGCTACTGTAGATATTGTGCAAAAGAAACTGGTGTActtatatatgtgtacatatgcCTCGCAGAAACCAGATTTGGCTCTATTAACAATCAACACGCTATGTAAAGACTGCACAGACCCCAACCCTATGGTGAGAGGATTGGCACTGCGGAGTATGTGCAACCTCAG AATGCCAGGCATCCAGGAATACATACAACAGCCTGTTCAGAATGGACTACGAGACAAAGCATCCTATGTAAGGAGAGTGGCCGTGCTGGGATGTGCCAAGATGCACAGGCAACAATCGGATGTGGAAATTG ACGGAGCTCTAGTAAATGAGTTGTACAGTCTACTGCGAGACCCTGACCCCATAGTGTTAGTGAACTGTTTACGGGCTCTAGAGGAAATATTGAAAGGAGAAGGTGGAGTAGTTATCAACAAGCCCATTGCTCATCATCTGCTAAACAG GATGGCTGATTTGGATCAGTGGGGACAAAGCGAAGTTTTAATATTCCTTCTGCGCTACAAACCCCGGAGTGAAGAGGAGATATTTGATATACTTAACATACTAGACACCTACCTAAAGAGCACTCATGTCAGCGTGGTCATGGGGGCCACCAAGCTCTTCCTGGTTTTAGCAAAAGACTTTCCTCACGTACAGTCAGATGTCCTCGCCCGACTGAAAAGTCCTCTGCTGGCAGCCTGTACTTCTGAGAGTCGAGAGATGTGCTTTGCAGCATTGTGTCATGTTAGAGAGATCCTCCGCAGTTCCCCAGGACATTTTAGCAACCAttacaaaaagtttttttgttcttACAATGATCCTCATTACATCAAGAACCAGAAGATAGACATCCTTTGTGAACTGGTCAATGATGAAAACGTACAGTGCATATTAGAAGAACTTCGTGTCTGCTGCACAGATGTATCTACACAGCTCGCCCACACGGCAGTTTTTGCAATAG ggcgTATTGCAAGAACATACAGTGAAAAATGTGTGAAAATCTTAGCTGGGTTGCTTGAGTACAAACAAGAACATATTACTTCAG CTGTCATGCAGACCTTTCGGGACCTTGTTTGGCTGTGTCCACAGTGCACATCATCCGTATGTCAGGCAGCTCCTGGTTGTGAAGAGAACATCCAGGATCAGGAG GGGAAGCAAGCACTGATATGGCTCCTGGGCACGCACGGGGATCTTATTCCAAACGCCCCCTACATCTTAGAGGACTATGCCGATAACGTTAAAGCAGAGATATCCCCAACAGTGAAGATGGAGCTCCTCACTGCTCTTGTTCGGCTCTTCCTTTCTCGGCCAGCTGAGTGTCAGGATATGCTTGGACGTCTGATTTATTATTGTATAG AAGAAGAAACTAACATGGTTGTACGTGATCGAGGTCTCTTCTACTATAGACTTTTATCCTCTGGAATCAATGAGGTGAAGAAGGTGCTCAGTGGTCCAAAGTCTGATTCCTCATTGGGAGTCTTGGCAGACAGGACAGATCAACCAGTTAATAGCTGGGTAGCTGTCTTTAATACATTGGCTCCTTTATACGACAAGAGGCTTTGGGAGTCATTTAGAGCGAACTCAGGCAGATGTGAGCTACCTATTGTGAGAAACCCAGCTACCAAATCCTTCATAGAAG ATTTTCACACAGCATTGGATTCTGAAGCGCCCCAGGAGCCTGCCGCTGGGGTCACACtggtcagtgatgtcacattgACCCCTGAGCTGTTTGAGAAAAAATGGGTATCTCTAACTACAGACCATTGCTGGGATATTGAATGGAGGAAAGATGCAGAACCAGATCTTCTACAGTCTTCTCTTCACGTGTTGAACATTTACACCATCGCCAAAAGCAAAGCTGGTATCCAGCCATGGAAGTCCTATTTATATGCACAGGACAGTAAAGAGAATGTCTTTCTTGTTGAGTTGATATTGTGTACtgattcatattctctgaaagcTACTGTGAAACAGGACAAAGCAAATGAAGCTGCACTCAATGACTTTATATCACTTTTACAACAAGCAGTTTCTGCTGTGCTGGAACTCTCCAAGTGA
- the AP4B1 gene encoding AP-4 complex subunit beta-1 isoform X1: MPYLGSEDAVRELKKALSNPHMIQGDRLRYRNVIHKVIRHMTHGDDVSSVFMEMVKASATVDIVQKKLVYLYMCTYASQKPDLALLTINTLCKDCTDPNPMVRGLALRSMCNLRMPGIQEYIQQPVQNGLRDKASYVRRVAVLGCAKMHRQQSDVEIDGALVNELYSLLRDPDPIVLVNCLRALEEILKGEGGVVINKPIAHHLLNRMADLDQWGQSEVLIFLLRYKPRSEEEIFDILNILDTYLKSTHVSVVMGATKLFLVLAKDFPHVQSDVLARLKSPLLAACTSESREMCFAALCHVREILRSSPGHFSNHYKKFFCSYNDPHYIKNQKIDILCELVNDENVQCILEELRVCCTDVSTQLAHTAVFAIGRIARTYSEKCVKILAGLLEYKQEHITSAVMQTFRDLVWLCPQCTSSVCQAAPGCEENIQDQEGKQALIWLLGTHGDLIPNAPYILEDYADNVKAEISPTVKMELLTALVRLFLSRPAECQDMLGRLIYYCIEEETNMVVRDRGLFYYRLLSSGINEVKKVLSGPKSDSSLGVLADRTDQPVNSWVAVFNTLAPLYDKRLWESFRANSGRCELPIVRNPATKSFIEEDFHTALDSEAPQEPAAGVTLVSDVTLTPELFEKKWVSLTTDHCWDIEWRKDAEPDLLQSSLHVLNIYTIAKSKAGIQPWKSYLYAQDSKENVFLVELILCTDSYSLKATVKQDKANEAALNDFISLLQQAVSAVLELSK; this comes from the exons ATGCCATACCTGGGGTCTGAAGATGCTGTGAGGGAGTTGAAGAAAGCGCTCTCTAATCCTCACATGATCCAAGGAGACAGACTGAGATACCGGAATGTCATCCACAAGGTGATCCG GCACATGACTCATGGAGATGATGTATCCAGCGTCTTTATGGAGATGGTTAAAGCCAGCGCTACTGTAGATATTGTGCAAAAGAAACTGGTGTActtatatatgtgtacatatgcCTCGCAGAAACCAGATTTGGCTCTATTAACAATCAACACGCTATGTAAAGACTGCACAGACCCCAACCCTATGGTGAGAGGATTGGCACTGCGGAGTATGTGCAACCTCAG AATGCCAGGCATCCAGGAATACATACAACAGCCTGTTCAGAATGGACTACGAGACAAAGCATCCTATGTAAGGAGAGTGGCCGTGCTGGGATGTGCCAAGATGCACAGGCAACAATCGGATGTGGAAATTG ACGGAGCTCTAGTAAATGAGTTGTACAGTCTACTGCGAGACCCTGACCCCATAGTGTTAGTGAACTGTTTACGGGCTCTAGAGGAAATATTGAAAGGAGAAGGTGGAGTAGTTATCAACAAGCCCATTGCTCATCATCTGCTAAACAG GATGGCTGATTTGGATCAGTGGGGACAAAGCGAAGTTTTAATATTCCTTCTGCGCTACAAACCCCGGAGTGAAGAGGAGATATTTGATATACTTAACATACTAGACACCTACCTAAAGAGCACTCATGTCAGCGTGGTCATGGGGGCCACCAAGCTCTTCCTGGTTTTAGCAAAAGACTTTCCTCACGTACAGTCAGATGTCCTCGCCCGACTGAAAAGTCCTCTGCTGGCAGCCTGTACTTCTGAGAGTCGAGAGATGTGCTTTGCAGCATTGTGTCATGTTAGAGAGATCCTCCGCAGTTCCCCAGGACATTTTAGCAACCAttacaaaaagtttttttgttcttACAATGATCCTCATTACATCAAGAACCAGAAGATAGACATCCTTTGTGAACTGGTCAATGATGAAAACGTACAGTGCATATTAGAAGAACTTCGTGTCTGCTGCACAGATGTATCTACACAGCTCGCCCACACGGCAGTTTTTGCAATAG ggcgTATTGCAAGAACATACAGTGAAAAATGTGTGAAAATCTTAGCTGGGTTGCTTGAGTACAAACAAGAACATATTACTTCAG CTGTCATGCAGACCTTTCGGGACCTTGTTTGGCTGTGTCCACAGTGCACATCATCCGTATGTCAGGCAGCTCCTGGTTGTGAAGAGAACATCCAGGATCAGGAG GGGAAGCAAGCACTGATATGGCTCCTGGGCACGCACGGGGATCTTATTCCAAACGCCCCCTACATCTTAGAGGACTATGCCGATAACGTTAAAGCAGAGATATCCCCAACAGTGAAGATGGAGCTCCTCACTGCTCTTGTTCGGCTCTTCCTTTCTCGGCCAGCTGAGTGTCAGGATATGCTTGGACGTCTGATTTATTATTGTATAG AAGAAGAAACTAACATGGTTGTACGTGATCGAGGTCTCTTCTACTATAGACTTTTATCCTCTGGAATCAATGAGGTGAAGAAGGTGCTCAGTGGTCCAAAGTCTGATTCCTCATTGGGAGTCTTGGCAGACAGGACAGATCAACCAGTTAATAGCTGGGTAGCTGTCTTTAATACATTGGCTCCTTTATACGACAAGAGGCTTTGGGAGTCATTTAGAGCGAACTCAGGCAGATGTGAGCTACCTATTGTGAGAAACCCAGCTACCAAATCCTTCATAGAAG AAGATTTTCACACAGCATTGGATTCTGAAGCGCCCCAGGAGCCTGCCGCTGGGGTCACACtggtcagtgatgtcacattgACCCCTGAGCTGTTTGAGAAAAAATGGGTATCTCTAACTACAGACCATTGCTGGGATATTGAATGGAGGAAAGATGCAGAACCAGATCTTCTACAGTCTTCTCTTCACGTGTTGAACATTTACACCATCGCCAAAAGCAAAGCTGGTATCCAGCCATGGAAGTCCTATTTATATGCACAGGACAGTAAAGAGAATGTCTTTCTTGTTGAGTTGATATTGTGTACtgattcatattctctgaaagcTACTGTGAAACAGGACAAAGCAAATGAAGCTGCACTCAATGACTTTATATCACTTTTACAACAAGCAGTTTCTGCTGTGCTGGAACTCTCCAAGTGA
- the AP4B1 gene encoding AP-4 complex subunit beta-1 isoform X4, giving the protein MVRGLALRSMCNLRMPGIQEYIQQPVQNGLRDKASYVRRVAVLGCAKMHRQQSDVEIDGALVNELYSLLRDPDPIVLVNCLRALEEILKGEGGVVINKPIAHHLLNRMADLDQWGQSEVLIFLLRYKPRSEEEIFDILNILDTYLKSTHVSVVMGATKLFLVLAKDFPHVQSDVLARLKSPLLAACTSESREMCFAALCHVREILRSSPGHFSNHYKKFFCSYNDPHYIKNQKIDILCELVNDENVQCILEELRVCCTDVSTQLAHTAVFAIGRIARTYSEKCVKILAGLLEYKQEHITSAVMQTFRDLVWLCPQCTSSVCQAAPGCEENIQDQEGKQALIWLLGTHGDLIPNAPYILEDYADNVKAEISPTVKMELLTALVRLFLSRPAECQDMLGRLIYYCIEEETNMVVRDRGLFYYRLLSSGINEVKKVLSGPKSDSSLGVLADRTDQPVNSWVAVFNTLAPLYDKRLWESFRANSGRCELPIVRNPATKSFIEEDFHTALDSEAPQEPAAGVTLVSDVTLTPELFEKKWVSLTTDHCWDIEWRKDAEPDLLQSSLHVLNIYTIAKSKAGIQPWKSYLYAQDSKENVFLVELILCTDSYSLKATVKQDKANEAALNDFISLLQQAVSAVLELSK; this is encoded by the exons ATGGTGAGAGGATTGGCACTGCGGAGTATGTGCAACCTCAG AATGCCAGGCATCCAGGAATACATACAACAGCCTGTTCAGAATGGACTACGAGACAAAGCATCCTATGTAAGGAGAGTGGCCGTGCTGGGATGTGCCAAGATGCACAGGCAACAATCGGATGTGGAAATTG ACGGAGCTCTAGTAAATGAGTTGTACAGTCTACTGCGAGACCCTGACCCCATAGTGTTAGTGAACTGTTTACGGGCTCTAGAGGAAATATTGAAAGGAGAAGGTGGAGTAGTTATCAACAAGCCCATTGCTCATCATCTGCTAAACAG GATGGCTGATTTGGATCAGTGGGGACAAAGCGAAGTTTTAATATTCCTTCTGCGCTACAAACCCCGGAGTGAAGAGGAGATATTTGATATACTTAACATACTAGACACCTACCTAAAGAGCACTCATGTCAGCGTGGTCATGGGGGCCACCAAGCTCTTCCTGGTTTTAGCAAAAGACTTTCCTCACGTACAGTCAGATGTCCTCGCCCGACTGAAAAGTCCTCTGCTGGCAGCCTGTACTTCTGAGAGTCGAGAGATGTGCTTTGCAGCATTGTGTCATGTTAGAGAGATCCTCCGCAGTTCCCCAGGACATTTTAGCAACCAttacaaaaagtttttttgttcttACAATGATCCTCATTACATCAAGAACCAGAAGATAGACATCCTTTGTGAACTGGTCAATGATGAAAACGTACAGTGCATATTAGAAGAACTTCGTGTCTGCTGCACAGATGTATCTACACAGCTCGCCCACACGGCAGTTTTTGCAATAG ggcgTATTGCAAGAACATACAGTGAAAAATGTGTGAAAATCTTAGCTGGGTTGCTTGAGTACAAACAAGAACATATTACTTCAG CTGTCATGCAGACCTTTCGGGACCTTGTTTGGCTGTGTCCACAGTGCACATCATCCGTATGTCAGGCAGCTCCTGGTTGTGAAGAGAACATCCAGGATCAGGAG GGGAAGCAAGCACTGATATGGCTCCTGGGCACGCACGGGGATCTTATTCCAAACGCCCCCTACATCTTAGAGGACTATGCCGATAACGTTAAAGCAGAGATATCCCCAACAGTGAAGATGGAGCTCCTCACTGCTCTTGTTCGGCTCTTCCTTTCTCGGCCAGCTGAGTGTCAGGATATGCTTGGACGTCTGATTTATTATTGTATAG AAGAAGAAACTAACATGGTTGTACGTGATCGAGGTCTCTTCTACTATAGACTTTTATCCTCTGGAATCAATGAGGTGAAGAAGGTGCTCAGTGGTCCAAAGTCTGATTCCTCATTGGGAGTCTTGGCAGACAGGACAGATCAACCAGTTAATAGCTGGGTAGCTGTCTTTAATACATTGGCTCCTTTATACGACAAGAGGCTTTGGGAGTCATTTAGAGCGAACTCAGGCAGATGTGAGCTACCTATTGTGAGAAACCCAGCTACCAAATCCTTCATAGAAG AAGATTTTCACACAGCATTGGATTCTGAAGCGCCCCAGGAGCCTGCCGCTGGGGTCACACtggtcagtgatgtcacattgACCCCTGAGCTGTTTGAGAAAAAATGGGTATCTCTAACTACAGACCATTGCTGGGATATTGAATGGAGGAAAGATGCAGAACCAGATCTTCTACAGTCTTCTCTTCACGTGTTGAACATTTACACCATCGCCAAAAGCAAAGCTGGTATCCAGCCATGGAAGTCCTATTTATATGCACAGGACAGTAAAGAGAATGTCTTTCTTGTTGAGTTGATATTGTGTACtgattcatattctctgaaagcTACTGTGAAACAGGACAAAGCAAATGAAGCTGCACTCAATGACTTTATATCACTTTTACAACAAGCAGTTTCTGCTGTGCTGGAACTCTCCAAGTGA